A genomic region of Ictidomys tridecemlineatus isolate mIctTri1 chromosome 10, mIctTri1.hap1, whole genome shotgun sequence contains the following coding sequences:
- the LOC144367241 gene encoding uncharacterized protein LOC144367241, with translation RALPTPQKPTTINAPGTRALPTPQKPTTVNAPGTRALPTPQKPTTVNAPGTRALPTPQKPTTVNIPTTRTPPTSQKPTTVTVPDTKAPTPQKPTTVNAADTRAPPTPQKPTTVNAPDTRAPPTPQRPTTVYAADTRAPPTPQRPTTVNAADTRAPPTPQRPTTVNAADTRAPPTPQRPTTVNAPDTRAPPTPQKPTTVNAPDTKVPPTPQKPTTVNVPVTRFPTHQKPTTVNIPASEAPLTSQKPTTANNSTTKTPATAQTFTISNALPTKTSPAAQTLLMANAFATQTTTTTQKVSTTKASFTQRFPATRKSTTLHVPVTQGLKSTKRFTSARI, from the coding sequence AGAGCCCTACCAACACCTCAGAAGCCCACCACAATCAATGCACCAGGTACAAGAGCCCTACCAACACCTCAGAAGCCCACCACAGTCAATGCACCAGGTACAAGAGCCCTACCAACACCTCAGAAGCCCACCACAGTCAATGCACCAGGTACAAGAGCCCTACCAACACCTCAGAAACCCACCACAGTAAATATTCCAACTACAAGAACTCCACCAACATCTCAGAAGCCTACCACCGTAACTGTTCCAGATACAAAAGCCCCAACACCTCAGAAGCCCACCACAGTAAATGCTGCAGATACAAGAGCCCCACCAACACCTCAGAAACCCACCACAGTAAATGCTCCAGATACAAGAGCCCCACCAACTCCTCAGAGGCCCACCACAGTATATGCTGCAGATACAAGAGCCCCACCAACTCCTCAGAGGCCCACCACAGTAAATGCTGCAGATACAAGAGCCCCACCAACTCCTCAGAGGCCCACCACAGTAAATGCTGCAGATACAAGAGCCCCACCAACTCCTCAGAGGCCCACCACAGTAAATGCTCCAGATACAAGAGCCCCACCAACACCTCAGAAGCCCACCACAGTAAATGCTCCAGATACAAAAGTCCCACCAACGCCTCAGAAACCCACCACAGTAAATGTTCCAGTTACAAGATTCCCAACACATCAGAAGCCCACTACAGTAAATATCCCAGCCTCAGAAGCCCCATTAACTTCTCAGAAACCTACCACAGCAAATAATTCAACCACAAAGACCCCAGCAACAGCTCAGACATTCACTATATCAAATGCTCTGCCTACAAAGACCTCACCAGCTGCCCAGACTCTCCTCATGGCTAATGCTTTTGCTACACAGACCACAACAACCACTCAAAAAGTCTCCACCACAAAAGCTTCATTTACACAGCGTTTTCCAGCAACACGAAAGTCCACTACTTTACATGTCCCAGTGACCCAGGGTCTCAAAAGTACAAAAAGATTCACCTCTGCTCGTATT